A stretch of the Mycolicibacterium celeriflavum genome encodes the following:
- a CDS encoding IclR family transcriptional regulator: MTPPVETPSAVIDRVSLVLDAFDGPGRLTLAQIVRRTGLPRSSAHRMLERLVQLRWLRRSGRDYELGMRLVELGSLAVHQDRMHRAAVPLLHDLHRATGLVVHLAVLDGSDVVYLEKIGDGMSAALPSRVGGRQPAHCSAVGKAMLAFNTDAWDGVDLSNRRTRYSISTAAQLSTELAKVRAHGVAFDREESLAGFGCVAAAIGGPNDAVAAVSVCGPMSRMAFDQRLVAPVRMTAMGIWRNVEDGPKRVAPTLQQARPLRGGPTLRPVAGREPALQYA; this comes from the coding sequence ATGACACCGCCTGTTGAAACCCCCAGCGCAGTGATCGATCGCGTATCGCTCGTTCTCGACGCCTTCGACGGTCCTGGCCGGTTGACGCTGGCCCAGATCGTCCGGCGCACCGGGCTGCCCCGCTCCTCGGCGCACCGCATGCTCGAGCGCCTGGTCCAACTGCGCTGGCTTCGCCGCAGTGGACGGGACTACGAACTGGGCATGCGCCTGGTGGAACTGGGCTCGCTGGCCGTGCATCAGGATCGGATGCACCGCGCCGCGGTCCCATTGCTGCACGATCTGCATCGTGCGACCGGCCTCGTCGTCCACTTGGCCGTCCTCGACGGATCCGACGTCGTGTATCTGGAGAAGATCGGCGACGGGATGAGCGCGGCGCTGCCCAGCCGTGTAGGCGGGCGCCAGCCGGCACACTGTTCGGCCGTCGGCAAGGCGATGCTGGCCTTCAACACCGACGCCTGGGACGGGGTCGACCTCTCGAACCGCCGCACCCGGTACTCCATCAGCACGGCGGCGCAGCTGTCGACCGAACTGGCAAAGGTGCGGGCGCACGGGGTCGCGTTCGACCGCGAAGAGTCGCTGGCCGGATTCGGTTGTGTGGCAGCGGCTATCGGCGGACCGAACGATGCGGTCGCCGCCGTGTCGGTATGCGGACCGATGAGCAGGATGGCGTTCGACCAACGTCTGGTGGCGCCGGTGCGGATGACCGCGATGGGGATCTGGCGCAACGTCGAAGACGGCCCCAAGCGCGTGGCCCCGACGCTGCAGCAAGCTCGACCGCTTCGTGGCGGACCGACATTGCGGCCGGTGGCCGGGCGGGAACCGGCGCTGCAGTACGCGTGA
- a CDS encoding 2Fe-2S iron-sulfur cluster-binding protein codes for MSRAEACGTRVDATVAVDLDGARHQLRWPRDRTLVDVLLDAGIDAPHSCREGHCGSCVATVVSGEVDMDTCDILEPADLAEGLILGCQARPVSDEVRIEY; via the coding sequence ATGTCTCGAGCCGAAGCGTGTGGCACGCGAGTCGACGCCACCGTCGCCGTCGACCTGGACGGCGCTCGCCACCAGCTGCGATGGCCGCGCGACAGGACCCTCGTCGACGTGTTGCTCGATGCGGGCATCGACGCGCCCCACTCGTGTCGCGAAGGGCACTGCGGGTCGTGTGTTGCGACCGTGGTGTCCGGCGAGGTCGACATGGACACGTGCGACATCCTCGAACCCGCGGATCTCGCCGAAGGCCTCATCCTGGGCTGCCAGGCCCGACCGGTCAGCGATGAGGTCCGGATCGAATACTGA
- a CDS encoding alpha/beta hydrolase produces the protein MNLDPQIASLIEALDSGFPPVHTMTGAEARAAIRARLVPPADPEPVGAVKDLQIAGADGPIAVRIYRPSAARPLPVVVYAHGGGFVFCDLDSHDGLCRSLANLVSAVVVSVDYRLAPDHRWPAAAEDLYAATRWVADNAAEIGGDANRIVVGGDSAGGNLAAVAALMARDRGAPALAAQLLLYPMIAADFDTESYRLYGKGFYNPRPALQWYWDQYVPSHSDRTHPYASPLHANLDGLPPAVVVIAGHDPLRDEGAAYADALAAAGVATVRCDFDGGIHGFMTMPMLDIAHEARRRAGRELRQLLAGSPDSSAVAL, from the coding sequence GTGAACCTCGACCCCCAGATCGCCTCGCTGATCGAGGCGCTCGACTCCGGGTTTCCGCCCGTGCACACGATGACCGGCGCCGAAGCGCGTGCGGCGATTCGAGCGCGTCTGGTTCCTCCGGCGGACCCCGAACCGGTTGGCGCGGTAAAGGACTTGCAGATTGCCGGCGCCGACGGCCCGATCGCGGTGCGGATATACCGGCCGTCCGCGGCGCGGCCGTTGCCCGTGGTGGTGTATGCGCACGGCGGAGGTTTCGTGTTCTGCGACCTCGACAGTCACGATGGCTTGTGCCGAAGTCTCGCGAATCTCGTTTCCGCCGTGGTTGTCTCGGTCGACTACCGGCTTGCTCCGGACCACCGCTGGCCCGCCGCGGCCGAAGACCTGTACGCGGCGACGCGGTGGGTGGCGGACAACGCCGCAGAGATCGGTGGCGACGCGAACCGCATCGTCGTCGGCGGCGACAGCGCGGGTGGCAATCTCGCGGCGGTGGCAGCGCTGATGGCCCGGGACCGCGGCGCGCCGGCGCTGGCCGCTCAGCTACTGCTGTATCCGATGATCGCTGCCGACTTCGACACAGAGTCGTATCGCTTGTACGGCAAGGGTTTCTACAATCCGCGGCCTGCGCTGCAGTGGTACTGGGACCAATATGTCCCGTCGCACTCGGACCGCACGCATCCTTACGCCTCGCCGCTGCACGCGAACCTCGATGGCCTGCCGCCAGCGGTGGTCGTGATCGCGGGTCACGATCCGCTGCGCGACGAAGGCGCCGCATATGCGGACGCGTTGGCGGCCGCGGGCGTTGCGACCGTGCGATGCGACTTCGACGGCGGCATCCACGGATTCATGACGATGCCGATGCTCGACATCGCGCACGAGGCCCGGCGGCGGGCGGGCCGGGAACTGCGTCAGTTGCTCGCCGGCTCGCCGGATAGCTCGGCCGTCGCCCTGTAG
- a CDS encoding flavin-containing monooxygenase, which translates to MSISGEHAVVDAVVVGAGFAGLYALHKLRSQGLSVRVFEAAPEIGGTWYYNRYPGARCDVESVDYCYSFSSELEQEWDWSEKYATQAEILRYLNWVADKLDLRDGITLNTRVVSAVLDNDTLRWTVSTDGGQVLTARFCIMATGPLSAALTPDFPGLGGFAGELYHTAHWPHEPVDFTGKRVAVIGTGSSGIQSIPVIAEQAAQLYVFQRTPNYSVPAGNRPLSDEDRAQIKATYAERRRLSWRSGGGSPHIAHPKLTMEASAEERRQAFEKRWQLGGVLFSKTFSDQMIDMAANDEARRFYEEKVRAVIDDPQVAELLIPNDHPIGTKRICTDTNYFETFNKPHVKLVSVRTTPIVSIDAAGINTSDAHYDLDAIVLATGFDAMTGALAKIDIVGRDGKRLRDNWVDGPRTYLGLGVDGFPNLFVVSGPGAPAVLANMVLHAEAHVNWIADAIAHLDEYGYTGLEATSHAVDNWAAELNQRAEATLFTKANSWYMGANVPGKPRGFMLFLGGFATYLDICNEVANAGYKGFNLLKAS; encoded by the coding sequence GTGAGCATCTCGGGTGAACATGCTGTCGTCGACGCGGTCGTGGTCGGTGCGGGGTTCGCGGGGCTGTACGCGTTGCACAAGCTGCGTTCGCAAGGCCTGTCGGTGCGGGTGTTCGAAGCGGCTCCCGAGATCGGCGGAACCTGGTATTACAACCGCTACCCGGGCGCGCGGTGCGACGTGGAGAGTGTCGACTACTGCTACTCGTTCTCATCCGAACTCGAGCAGGAGTGGGACTGGTCGGAGAAGTACGCCACCCAGGCCGAGATCCTGCGGTACCTGAACTGGGTGGCCGACAAGCTCGACCTGCGCGACGGCATCACGCTCAACACCAGGGTCGTTTCCGCGGTGCTCGACAACGACACCTTGCGGTGGACCGTGTCGACAGACGGCGGCCAGGTCCTCACCGCCCGGTTCTGCATCATGGCGACCGGCCCACTGTCGGCCGCGCTGACCCCGGACTTTCCCGGCCTGGGCGGTTTCGCCGGCGAGCTGTACCACACCGCTCATTGGCCGCATGAACCCGTCGACTTCACCGGTAAGCGCGTGGCCGTGATCGGTACGGGATCATCTGGCATCCAGTCGATTCCGGTCATCGCTGAGCAGGCCGCACAGCTCTACGTCTTCCAGCGCACCCCCAATTACAGTGTGCCTGCCGGCAATCGGCCGCTGTCCGATGAGGACCGCGCGCAGATCAAGGCCACTTATGCCGAACGGCGTCGGCTGTCCTGGCGCAGCGGCGGCGGCTCCCCGCACATCGCGCACCCGAAGCTGACGATGGAGGCCAGCGCCGAGGAACGCAGGCAGGCTTTCGAGAAGCGTTGGCAGCTGGGTGGAGTGCTGTTCTCCAAGACCTTCAGCGACCAGATGATCGACATGGCGGCCAACGACGAGGCGCGCAGGTTCTACGAGGAGAAGGTGCGTGCCGTCATCGACGATCCGCAGGTGGCCGAACTCCTGATTCCCAACGACCACCCGATCGGTACCAAGCGAATCTGCACCGACACCAACTACTTCGAGACGTTCAACAAGCCGCACGTGAAGTTGGTGAGCGTCCGCACGACTCCCATTGTGTCGATCGACGCGGCCGGTATCAACACCTCTGACGCACACTACGACCTGGACGCCATCGTGCTCGCCACGGGTTTCGACGCGATGACGGGCGCACTGGCCAAGATCGACATCGTCGGGCGCGACGGGAAGAGGCTGCGCGACAACTGGGTTGACGGGCCACGCACCTATCTGGGACTCGGTGTGGACGGGTTTCCCAACCTCTTCGTGGTCTCGGGCCCCGGCGCGCCCGCTGTGCTGGCCAACATGGTTCTGCACGCCGAGGCCCACGTGAACTGGATCGCCGACGCCATCGCCCACCTCGACGAGTACGGATACACCGGGCTCGAGGCGACCTCCCACGCGGTAGACAACTGGGCAGCCGAACTCAACCAGCGCGCCGAGGCCACGTTGTTCACGAAGGCGAACTCCTGGTACATGGGCGCCAACGTGCCGGGCAAACCACGCGGATTCATGCTGTTCCTCGGCGGGTTCGCAACCTACCTCGACATCTGCAACGAGGTGGCCAACGCGGGTTACAAGGGATTCAACCTGCTCAAGGCGTCGTAA
- the bphC gene encoding biphenyl-2,3-diol 1,2-dioxygenase, whose amino-acid sequence MSDLKSLGYVKVQATDIERWRHFAFKVLGFAEGSGPDNDALYLRMDERAARIIVVPGDVDKIVTVGWEVRDHAALKRVKATLEGAGVAVKELSLAEADARRVEEVIAFDDPAGTSTEVFHGAVLDHSPVVTPFGARFVTADQGLGHVVLPALDVPGLFDFYTEVLGFKSRGAFRVPTPPEFGPLRVRFLGINERHHSLAICPAMTLRDPGVIHLMVEVDSLDAVGQALDRVNKDGFQLSSTLGRHTNDKMVSFYVRAPGDWDIEFGTDGMRVDENHYTAEEITADSYWGHEWVSDLPAAMRP is encoded by the coding sequence ATGAGCGATCTGAAAAGCCTTGGCTACGTTAAGGTTCAGGCCACCGACATCGAGCGGTGGCGTCATTTCGCCTTCAAGGTGCTCGGCTTCGCCGAGGGTTCGGGCCCGGACAACGACGCCCTGTACCTGCGAATGGACGAGCGCGCCGCCCGCATCATCGTGGTGCCCGGCGACGTGGACAAGATCGTCACGGTCGGTTGGGAAGTGCGCGACCACGCCGCGTTGAAGCGGGTCAAGGCCACGCTGGAAGGCGCGGGTGTGGCGGTCAAGGAACTTTCTCTGGCCGAGGCCGATGCCCGGCGCGTGGAAGAAGTGATCGCATTCGACGATCCCGCGGGCACGTCGACGGAGGTCTTCCACGGCGCAGTCCTCGACCACAGCCCCGTGGTGACGCCGTTCGGCGCCCGGTTCGTCACCGCTGACCAAGGACTCGGCCATGTGGTGCTGCCCGCCCTCGATGTGCCGGGACTGTTCGACTTCTACACGGAAGTCCTCGGATTCAAGTCCCGCGGCGCGTTCCGGGTGCCGACACCACCGGAGTTCGGCCCGCTTCGCGTCCGGTTCCTCGGCATCAACGAGCGCCACCACAGCCTGGCGATCTGCCCCGCGATGACGCTGCGCGATCCCGGCGTGATTCATCTCATGGTGGAGGTCGACAGCCTCGACGCCGTCGGCCAAGCGCTGGACCGGGTGAACAAGGACGGCTTCCAGTTGTCCTCGACGCTGGGCAGGCACACCAACGACAAGATGGTGTCGTTCTACGTGCGCGCACCCGGCGACTGGGACATCGAGTTCGGCACCGACGGCATGCGCGTCGATGAAAATCATTACACCGCTGAGGAAATCACGGCCGACAGCTACTGGGGCCATGAATGGGTGTCGGACCTGCCGGCGGCCATGCGGCCATGA
- a CDS encoding zinc-binding dehydrogenase, with the protein MKAVSCEHGNLSVVDLATPQPARGQLLLEVRRCGICGSDLHAKDHADELTGVMDEMGYPDFMRGDTPVVLGHEFCGEVLERGRGAAKEFKAGTAVVSFPLLRASGGVHLTGLSPLAPGGYAERVLVEAAMSFVVPNGLDVDTAALTEPMAVALHAVRRSEIRRRDTAIVIGCGPVGLAVICHLKALGVQTIVASDFSTTRREMASLCGAHVVVDPGVESPYAATEQSGAITRAPELYELGVGSMEKLRRLPGWSHLYRMADAVGAASPKRPVVFECVGVPGVIDGIVGAVPVQTRVVVVGVCMGTDAIRPAMAIGKEIDMRFVFGYTPLEFRDTLHMLADGKLDASVLVTGTVGLNGVARAFEVLGTAEAHAKILIDPRSTAVAP; encoded by the coding sequence ATGAAAGCCGTCAGCTGTGAGCACGGGAACCTGTCGGTCGTCGACCTGGCGACACCGCAACCCGCGCGCGGGCAACTGTTGCTCGAGGTGCGACGATGCGGGATCTGCGGATCGGACCTCCATGCGAAGGACCACGCCGATGAACTGACCGGCGTGATGGACGAGATGGGCTATCCCGACTTCATGCGCGGCGACACGCCTGTCGTGTTGGGCCACGAGTTCTGCGGCGAGGTCCTCGAGCGCGGCCGAGGTGCCGCCAAGGAGTTCAAGGCGGGCACCGCGGTGGTCTCTTTCCCGTTGTTGCGCGCATCCGGCGGGGTACACCTGACCGGGTTGTCACCGCTGGCGCCGGGCGGCTACGCCGAGCGGGTTCTCGTCGAGGCCGCGATGAGCTTCGTCGTCCCGAACGGGCTGGACGTGGACACCGCGGCGCTGACGGAGCCGATGGCAGTAGCGCTACATGCGGTGCGCCGCAGTGAGATTCGCCGCCGCGACACCGCGATCGTGATCGGCTGCGGGCCGGTCGGCCTCGCGGTGATCTGCCACCTGAAGGCGCTCGGCGTGCAGACGATCGTCGCGAGCGACTTCTCCACCACCCGCCGCGAGATGGCGTCGCTCTGCGGTGCGCACGTCGTGGTGGATCCCGGCGTCGAATCTCCATACGCTGCCACCGAACAATCCGGCGCCATCACCCGGGCTCCAGAACTCTATGAATTGGGCGTGGGCTCGATGGAGAAGTTGCGCCGACTGCCCGGTTGGTCGCACCTCTACCGCATGGCCGACGCTGTCGGCGCTGCGAGTCCGAAGCGTCCAGTGGTCTTCGAATGTGTCGGCGTGCCCGGCGTGATCGACGGCATCGTCGGCGCGGTACCCGTGCAGACCCGGGTCGTCGTGGTCGGGGTGTGCATGGGCACAGATGCGATCCGGCCCGCCATGGCGATCGGCAAGGAGATCGACATGCGGTTCGTGTTCGGATACACGCCGCTGGAGTTCCGCGACACGCTGCACATGCTCGCCGACGGCAAACTGGACGCCTCGGTGCTCGTCACCGGCACGGTCGGACTGAACGGTGTGGCTCGGGCCTTCGAGGTGCTCGGAACCGCCGAGGCCCACGCGAAGATCCTCATCGATCCGCGGAGCACGGCTGTCGCACCCTAG
- a CDS encoding mycofactocin-coupled SDR family oxidoreductase, producing the protein MSGLNGKVVVVTGAARGTGRVHCERFADAGADVIAMDTAANADELQTTAAEVQSRGRRCAAGVADVRDLPSVEAAVRDGAARLGRVDVVIANAGIHTAGAPAWELDEDTWRHTLDVNLTGVWHTVRACVPHIGEAGGSVVIISSTNGLRGTANTAHYTASKHAVVGLARTLANELGPRGIRVNTVHPGAVATPMVLNEATFKRLRPDLPNPTAQDAAEVLAARNLLPVPWVEPVDIANAVVFLASEEARYITGTQIVVDAGLTQKTTA; encoded by the coding sequence GTGTCGGGACTGAACGGCAAGGTCGTCGTCGTCACCGGCGCAGCGAGGGGCACGGGACGCGTGCACTGTGAGCGTTTCGCCGACGCGGGCGCCGACGTGATCGCGATGGACACCGCAGCCAATGCCGACGAATTGCAAACCACCGCAGCAGAAGTGCAATCCCGAGGCCGCCGATGTGCGGCGGGCGTGGCCGACGTCCGCGACCTGCCCTCCGTGGAGGCCGCGGTGCGCGACGGGGCAGCGCGCCTCGGCCGTGTGGACGTCGTCATCGCGAACGCCGGTATTCACACCGCCGGCGCGCCGGCGTGGGAGCTGGACGAGGACACGTGGCGCCACACGCTCGATGTCAACCTGACCGGGGTGTGGCACACCGTGCGCGCCTGCGTGCCTCACATCGGCGAGGCCGGCGGATCCGTCGTGATCATCAGCTCCACCAACGGTTTACGCGGCACCGCCAACACCGCCCACTACACGGCCAGCAAGCACGCCGTCGTCGGTCTGGCGCGCACGCTCGCCAACGAACTGGGGCCCCGTGGCATCCGGGTGAACACCGTCCATCCCGGTGCGGTGGCCACGCCGATGGTACTGAACGAGGCGACGTTCAAGCGACTGCGCCCCGACCTCCCCAACCCGACGGCCCAAGACGCCGCCGAGGTGCTGGCGGCCCGCAATCTGCTTCCGGTGCCGTGGGTGGAGCCTGTCGACATCGCCAATGCGGTCGTCTTCCTCGCCTCCGAGGAGGCGCGCTACATCACCGGCACGCAGATCGTCGTCGACGCCGGACTGACGCAGAAGACGACGGCATGA
- a CDS encoding FAD-dependent oxidoreductase → MTVDDVTPLPASEIARWDDEADVVVAGFGIAGAAAAVEATRHGADVLVLERTGSWGGAASMAGGFIYLGGGTPIQKACGFDDSVENMMAFLNVAMGPGADEKRIADYCEGSLDHFDWLVENGVVFKPEFFGEPGWEPMGDQGLMFSGGENSYPFNTIAMPAPRGHVPQMSNKVQGESSAGYMLMKPIVETATGAGARALYDVRVQRLIVESDGRVVGVVARRYGEDVAIRARRGVVLAMGSFAYNEAMVAQYAPRIAGRPAASIEQHDGQAIRMAQALGADLAHMDATEVAIFIDPQQLVRGVLVNGRGQRYVAEDTYPGRVGQLTLYHQDNTAYLVIDGDAQEEAMASLSPQMMMRPASWVCDTVAELEAEIGLAPGSLQATVAAYNAGAANGEDPLLHKKPQWLRPIGTPVGAIDLRDSTGGFTLGGLLTSLAGEVLHVSGEPIAGLFAAGRCTAGLAAWGYASGVSLGDGSFYGRRAGRSAARA, encoded by the coding sequence ATGACCGTCGACGACGTCACTCCCCTGCCCGCTTCGGAGATCGCGCGCTGGGACGACGAGGCCGATGTCGTCGTCGCCGGATTCGGTATCGCCGGTGCCGCCGCGGCGGTCGAGGCCACCCGTCACGGTGCCGACGTCCTGGTCCTCGAACGCACCGGGTCGTGGGGTGGCGCGGCGTCGATGGCCGGTGGCTTCATCTACCTCGGCGGCGGTACTCCGATCCAAAAAGCTTGTGGCTTCGATGATTCCGTCGAAAACATGATGGCATTCCTCAACGTCGCGATGGGGCCCGGTGCCGACGAAAAGCGCATCGCCGACTACTGCGAGGGCAGCCTGGACCACTTCGACTGGTTGGTCGAGAACGGCGTGGTGTTCAAGCCCGAATTCTTCGGCGAGCCCGGATGGGAGCCGATGGGCGACCAGGGCCTGATGTTCAGCGGCGGTGAGAACTCCTACCCCTTCAACACCATCGCCATGCCGGCGCCGCGCGGCCACGTCCCGCAGATGTCGAACAAGGTGCAGGGCGAGTCGAGCGCCGGGTACATGTTGATGAAGCCAATCGTCGAAACGGCCACGGGCGCAGGGGCGCGGGCGTTGTACGACGTGCGGGTGCAGCGATTGATTGTCGAGTCCGACGGCCGCGTGGTCGGCGTCGTCGCACGCCGCTACGGCGAGGACGTCGCCATTCGGGCGCGCCGCGGTGTGGTGCTGGCCATGGGCAGCTTCGCCTACAACGAGGCGATGGTCGCGCAGTACGCCCCACGCATAGCCGGGCGTCCCGCCGCGTCGATCGAGCAGCACGACGGGCAGGCCATCCGGATGGCGCAGGCGCTGGGCGCCGATCTCGCGCACATGGACGCCACCGAGGTCGCGATCTTCATCGATCCGCAACAGTTGGTCCGCGGGGTTCTGGTCAACGGCCGCGGGCAACGCTATGTCGCCGAGGACACCTACCCCGGACGCGTCGGCCAACTCACCCTCTATCACCAGGACAACACCGCGTACCTGGTCATCGACGGCGATGCGCAGGAAGAGGCGATGGCATCCCTGTCGCCGCAGATGATGATGCGTCCCGCCAGCTGGGTGTGCGACACCGTCGCCGAACTCGAAGCCGAGATCGGCCTGGCGCCCGGCTCGCTGCAGGCGACCGTGGCGGCTTACAACGCGGGGGCGGCCAACGGCGAAGACCCGCTGCTGCACAAGAAGCCGCAGTGGCTGCGTCCGATCGGAACGCCCGTGGGCGCGATCGACCTTCGCGACAGCACGGGCGGCTTCACGCTCGGCGGACTGCTGACCTCGTTGGCCGGCGAGGTGCTTCACGTCAGCGGCGAACCCATCGCGGGATTGTTCGCCGCCGGCCGCTGCACCGCTGGCCTGGCTGCGTGGGGCTACGCGAGTGGCGTGTCGCTCGGCGACGGCAGCTTCTACGGCCGCCGGGCGGGACGCAGCGCCGCCCGGGCCTGA
- a CDS encoding acyl-CoA dehydrogenase family protein, whose protein sequence is MSERVLDRVIEMADQFTEQAVEAEKIGRLTDTTVKAMKAAGSIRLLQPKKHGGYEAHPREFAETVMATAALDPAAGWINGVVGVHPYQLAYADPRVGEEVWADDIDTWMASPYAPQGVAKPVDGGYLFNGRWQFSSGTDACDWIILGAMLGDADGKPLMPPQMLHMILPRSDYEIVEDSWDVVGLRGTGSKDVIVRDAFVPEYRTMDATKVMDGTAQREAGMTEPLYLMPWSTMFPLGISAATIGIAEGALAAHLDYQRERVNSSGVAIKDDPYVMYAIGEAAADIYAARQELLTNADRIYDMVAAGKEVSFEDRAAGRRTQVRAVWRAVSAVDEIFARSGGNAARMDKPLQRYWRDAHVGQAHAIHVPGTVYHASALSSLGVDPQGPLRALI, encoded by the coding sequence ATGAGCGAGCGCGTACTCGACCGGGTGATTGAGATGGCCGACCAGTTCACAGAACAAGCGGTCGAGGCCGAGAAGATCGGGCGGTTGACCGACACCACGGTCAAGGCGATGAAGGCCGCGGGCTCGATCCGCCTGCTGCAACCGAAGAAGCACGGCGGCTACGAGGCCCATCCGCGGGAGTTCGCCGAGACGGTGATGGCGACCGCGGCGCTGGACCCCGCGGCGGGCTGGATCAACGGTGTGGTGGGGGTGCATCCGTATCAGCTCGCCTATGCCGACCCGCGGGTGGGCGAAGAGGTCTGGGCCGACGACATCGACACGTGGATGGCATCGCCGTACGCGCCGCAGGGTGTCGCGAAGCCGGTCGATGGCGGCTATCTCTTCAACGGCCGGTGGCAGTTCAGTTCCGGCACCGACGCGTGTGACTGGATCATCTTGGGCGCCATGCTGGGCGACGCCGACGGCAAGCCGTTGATGCCGCCGCAGATGCTGCACATGATCCTGCCGCGCTCGGACTACGAGATCGTCGAGGACTCCTGGGACGTGGTGGGCCTGCGCGGCACGGGTTCCAAGGACGTCATCGTGCGCGACGCCTTCGTGCCGGAATACCGCACGATGGACGCGACGAAGGTGATGGACGGAACCGCCCAGCGCGAAGCGGGCATGACCGAACCGCTCTACCTGATGCCGTGGTCGACGATGTTCCCGTTGGGCATCTCGGCCGCGACGATCGGGATCGCCGAGGGCGCTCTGGCCGCGCACCTGGATTACCAGCGTGAGCGGGTCAACTCCAGCGGGGTGGCGATCAAGGACGATCCGTACGTCATGTACGCCATCGGCGAGGCGGCCGCGGACATCTACGCCGCGCGCCAGGAGTTGCTGACCAACGCCGATCGCATCTACGACATGGTCGCCGCGGGTAAGGAAGTCAGCTTCGAGGACCGCGCCGCCGGTCGCCGCACGCAGGTGCGGGCGGTCTGGCGCGCGGTGTCGGCGGTCGACGAGATCTTCGCCCGCTCGGGCGGTAACGCCGCACGCATGGACAAGCCGCTGCAGCGGTACTGGCGCGACGCGCACGTCGGGCAGGCCCACGCAATCCATGTGCCCGGCACCGTGTACCACGCGTCGGCACTGAGCTCGCTGGGCGTGGACCCGCAGGGCCCGCTGCGGGCGCTGATCTAG
- a CDS encoding mycofactocin-coupled SDR family oxidoreductase, with the protein MTGRLAGKVALITGAARGIGRAEAVRFSAEGADVIALDVCGPVDTVVVPAATPADLEETARMVRANGRNIVTGIVDVRDPERLQEATDSAVAELGGLDIVCATAGITSRGMATELSEAAWQTMLDVNLTGVWRTCKVAVPHLIRRGSGSVVLVSSIAGLRGLVGVAHYTAAKHGVVGLMRSLAHDLAPYGIRANSVHPTNVDTPMIQNDAVASAFRPDLDRPPSREEFAQAARTMNMLDIPWVDPVDVANASLFLASDEARYITAATLPVDAGATQR; encoded by the coding sequence ATGACGGGGCGATTGGCCGGCAAGGTCGCGCTGATCACCGGCGCTGCTCGGGGTATCGGCCGGGCTGAGGCCGTGCGGTTCTCCGCGGAGGGCGCCGACGTGATCGCGCTCGACGTCTGCGGTCCCGTCGACACCGTCGTCGTACCCGCGGCGACGCCGGCGGATTTGGAGGAGACGGCGCGCATGGTCCGCGCCAACGGTCGCAACATCGTCACCGGCATCGTGGATGTGCGTGACCCCGAGAGACTGCAGGAGGCCACCGATAGCGCGGTCGCCGAACTGGGTGGACTTGACATCGTCTGCGCCACCGCGGGTATCACGTCGCGGGGGATGGCGACGGAGCTCAGCGAGGCGGCGTGGCAGACGATGCTCGATGTGAACCTGACCGGTGTGTGGCGGACATGCAAGGTCGCCGTCCCGCATCTGATCAGGCGCGGATCGGGATCGGTCGTCTTGGTCAGTTCCATTGCTGGACTTCGTGGGTTGGTCGGTGTGGCGCACTATACCGCGGCCAAGCACGGCGTCGTCGGGTTGATGCGCAGCTTGGCGCATGACCTGGCTCCGTACGGCATCAGGGCCAATTCGGTGCATCCGACCAACGTGGACACGCCGATGATCCAGAACGACGCGGTGGCAAGTGCATTCCGGCCGGATCTCGACCGGCCGCCCAGCCGAGAGGAATTCGCGCAAGCGGCCCGGACGATGAACATGCTCGACATCCCGTGGGTCGACCCCGTCGATGTGGCGAACGCCAGCCTCTTCCTCGCCTCCGACGAGGCCCGCTACATCACCGCCGCTACGCTGCCGGTGGACGCCGGAGCGACGCAACGATAG